One segment of Ricinus communis isolate WT05 ecotype wild-type chromosome 8, ASM1957865v1, whole genome shotgun sequence DNA contains the following:
- the LOC8284340 gene encoding cysteine protease RD19A, whose amino-acid sequence MVMAVRFSFFVISSILFVSAVTAETLTTDGEDPLIRQVTDGQDESSANPNLLGAEHHFSLFKKKFKKTYASQEEHDYRFKIFKSNLRRAERHQKLDPTATHGVTQFSDLTHSEFRRQFLGLRRLRLPKDANEAPMLPTNDLPADFDWREKGAVTAVKNQGSCGSCWSFSTTGALEGANYLATGKLVSLSEQQLVDCDHECDPAEEGACDSGCNGGLMNSAFEYTLKAGGLMREEDYPYTGTDRGACQFDKTKIAAKVANFSVVSLDEDQIAANLVKNGPLAVAINAVFMQTYIGGVSCPYICSKRLDHGVLLVGYGSAGYAPIRMKEKPYWIIKNSWGENWGESGYYKICRGRNICGVDSMVSTVAAVQTASE is encoded by the exons ATGGTTATGGCTGTACGTTTCTCTTTCTTTGTTATATCCTCCATCCTTTTTGTCTCCGCTGTTACAGCGGAGACGTTGACTACCGACGGTGAGGATCCATTGATCAGGCAGGTAACCGACGGACAGGATGAATCGTCGGCGAACCCTAATCTTCTCGGCGCAGAGCATCACTTTTCGCTATTCAAAAAGAAGTTCAAGAAAACGTATGCATCACAAGAAGAGCATGACTACAGATTCAAGATTTTTAAGTCTAATTTAAGACGTGCGGAACGTCACCAGAAACTGGACCCCACAGCCACTCACGGTGTGACTCAGTTCTCCGATTTGACTCATTCTGAGTTTAGGAGACAGTTTTTGGGGCTGAGAAGATTGAGATTGCCTAAAGATGCTAATGAAGCACCGATGTTACCTACTAATGATTTGCCTGCTGATTTTGATTGGAGAGAGAAAGGAGCTGTTACTGCTGTTAAAAACCAG ggttCATGTGGATCATGCTGGAGTTTTAGTACTACAGGGGCTTTGGAAGGTGCTAATTATCTGGCTACTGGAAAACTTGTTAGCCTTAGCGAACAACAGCTTGTGGATTGTGATCATGAG TGTGATCCTGCAGAAGAAGGTGCCTGTGACTCGGGCTGCAACGGTGGGCTGATGAACAGTGCTTTTGAGTACACTCTCAAAGCTGGTGGTCTTATGCGTGAGGAAGATTATCCTTACACTGGTACTGATCGTGGTGCTTGTCAATTTGACAAGACTAAGATTGCAGCTAAAGTTGCCAACTTTAGTGTTGTCTCTCTCGACGAAGATCAAATTGCTGCCAATCTTGTGAAGAATGGCCCTCTCGCAG TGGCTATCAATGCCGTATTCATGCAGACATACATTGGGGGAGTTTCATGCCCTTACATCTGCTCAAAGAGGCTGGATCACGGAGTGCTTTTGGTAGGATATGGCTCAGCTGGCTATGCTCCAATCAGAATGAAGGAGAAGCCTTATTGGATTATCAAGAACTCTTGGGGAGAAAACTGGGGAGAGAGCGGATACTACAAAATTTGCAGGGGTCGCAATATCTGTGGCGTCGATTCCATGGTCTCAACTGTTGCTGCTGTTCAAACTGCCTCCGAGTAG